The window CCGCGCGCTGCTCGACGAGGAGTCATCGACCAGGATTCCGCGCTTGTCGTTGGCGACGCTCGCGCCGAGGATCACGTTGTCATGGACGATCACGTCACTGAAGCTCTTCCCCCGCGCGCCCACGACCTGGATGCCGAGGAATGCCTTCCGGAGCCGCGTTCCGGAGTCGTAGCTGGTGATCCAGTTGTCGCCGATCACCACGCCGCTGCACCCCGAGCAGGAGATGCCGGTGTGCCGATCCGAGAGCTCCATGCGGTTGCGGGCGATGATTCCGGCCGGATGCGTCCCTCCGGCATCCGCGAAGGTGAGGGATATGCCGTTGACGCCCGCCGCGCCGGCACCGTTGCCGCAGACCCCGGACGGACAGTCCGCATCCGCATCGCAGGCGACGGAGAGGTTCGTGTCGCAGAACTGTGGGCCCTTCGCGACGATGTAGTTGTCGACGAACTCCGGATACCCCGGCTTGTTCGCCGTCGTGTGCATCTCGACGTTGATGCCCGAGCCGTTGCCCCAGTGCATGTTGAATCCGTCGAGCGTCGCGGCTCGGATGACCGTCCGTCCGCCGCCGTTCTTCACGTAGATTCCGTCCTGCGGGGCATTCCGTACCGCCACGTGGTCGATGAGCAGGTCGTCGACTGCAGCCAGGACGAGCATGACCGACGGGTTCGTCGGACCGGCCGTACAGCTCGCACAGGGCAGGGTCGTGATGAGCGAACCGTCGATCGCCAGATCCCGGATCGTGATCCCGACGTTCCCACAGTCCTTCTTGCTGTTGCGGATCGCGGCGCGCTGCATCTCGTCCCGGATCTTGACGCACGAGGTGTCGTACGCGGGCTCAGCGCTCACCGTCGCGTCCCGCTGGACGATCGTGCAGAGCCCACTCCCCTGGAGCGTCACATTGTCCCCGAGGAGGATTGCTCGCTTGATCAGGTACGTTCCGCAGGGGAAGAAAACGACGCCACCCCCATTCGCCTCGGCGTCAGCCGTCGCGGCGTTGATGCCGGTGGCGGAATCCGCGACACCGCCGGGGTCTGCGCCATAGTCGAGGACGTTGCGGACGTCGGGAATACCGGTCACCGCGTAGCGGGTCGGCCGTTCGAACTTGAAGAGCGGCGGGAGGGCGCTCACCGGACGGACGAGGCCGAGCGCTACGCCCAGGGAGAGCAGGAGGCGGCTCATGCAGCGTCCCTCACGCAGCCCCCACTGAGCCCTCCGGTTCAACGCCTCGCGACGTCCCACGGCCGTTCCGTCACCTGAAGACGCGCTCGATCGGCCGGCGGTCGCTGCGGCGCCGGGGGCTCCATGCCGATCGACGCCGCACGGCGGTCGTCGACGCTGGCGACCTCCGGCGCGTGCATCTCCGTCGCGAGGAGCGTGCTCGGGCGGTAGGCAGGAATGATCGTCTGCAGCAGCTTGAGCGCGGCGCGCACGTCGCCCCGCTCGACGCAGGCCTGGAGCCGAGGAAGCCAGATGTCCGGCCACGTCTGCAGGCCGCTCGCCCGCACGACCTTGATCCGGTCGTGCTGCGTGGCGGCGACCTCCTCCTCGGCGGTCATCAGCTCCTCGTGCAGCTTCTCGCCCGGCCTGAGGCCGATGAAGCGGATCGGGATGTCCTCGTCGGGCTCGAAGCCCGAGAGCCGGATCATCTGCCGGGCGAGGTCGAGGATGCGCACGGGCTGCCCCATGTCGAGGATGAAGATCTCGCCGCCGCGTCCGAGCGACGCGGCCTGCAGGATCAGCTGGACGGCTTCCGGGATGGTCATGAAGTACCGCGTGACCTCGGGATCCGTCACCGTGACCGGGCCGCCGCGCGCGATTTGCTCGCGGAAGAGCGGCACGACGCTGCCGCTCGAGCCTAGCACGTTCCCGAAGCGGACGGCGACGAAGCGGCAGCCGCGGTCGCCGAGCTCCTGCACGATCATCTCGGCCGCGCGCTTGGTGGCCCCCATGATGCTGGTGGGGAGGACGGCCTTGTCGGTCGAGACGAGGATGAACTCCTGCGCCCCGTGCTCGATCGCCGCCTGCGCCACGTTGCGGGTGCCGATGACGTTGTTGCGGATCGTCTCGAGGACGTTCCGCTCGGCCATCGGCAGGTGCTTGTAGGCCGCGGCGTGGAAGACCAGGTCGGGCCGGTGGGCGGCGAACACGGTGCGGAGCTGATCCTCGAGCAGGACCGTACCGAGGACGGGCACGAGCGGCACGCGCGGGAAGCGGGCCTGGAGCTCCATCTCGAGCACGAAGACCCCGTTCTCGTGCCGGTCGTAGAGGATCAGGCGCTCGGGCTCGTGCGCGGCCAGCTGGCGGCAGAGCTCGGAGCCGATCGACCCGGCCGCGCCGGTGACCAGCACCGTCTTGCCGGTGACGAGCGAGTGGACGCGGGCCGCATCGAGCTGGACGGGCTCGCGCGCGAGCAGGTCGTCGACCTTCACCTCGCGCATCTGCGTGTAGATCACCGACCCTTCGACGAGCTCGCTGAGGGTCGGCAGGACGCGGTGACGGACCCGGGCCTCCGTGCAGTGCTGGACGACGCGGCGGAGCAGCGCGGGCGAGGCCGAGGGGATGGCGATCAGCACCTCGCCGACCTCGTGCTCGGCGACGAGCGCCGGCAGGTCGTCGATCCGCCCGAGGACGGGCGTGCCGCACACGCGGAGCCCGACCTTGGCGAGGTCGTCGTCCACGAAGCCGACGACCGCGAGCCGGAGCCGGCGGCGGCTCTCGATCTCCCCGAGCAGCCGGATGCCGGCCGATCCCGCGCCGACGATCAGCGCCAGCGTAGTGATCTCCGGCGCCCCGGCGCGGCGGCGCTGCTCGCGGACGAGCCGGATGCCGACGCGCACGCCGGCCATGAGCACGGTGGAGACGAGGAGGTCGAGGAGGAAGACCGAGCGCGGGAATCCCGCGAGGCCGCGCACGAAGACGACCGAGGCGAGGAAGAGCGTCGAGGCGAGCACGTTGCCGCGCACGATGTCCTCGAGGTCGCGGATGCTCACGTGCCGCCACCACCCCTTGGAGAGCCGGAAGGCCGCGAAGCCCGCGAGCTTGCAGCCGAGGAGCACCGGGAGCAGCGCCAGAACCACCGGCACGTAGCGCTCGGGCACGGAGAGGTCGAAGCGCAACGCGAAGGCGAGAACCCAGGCCGCCGTCGCGAGCGTCAGGTTGAAGAGCGTGGTGATCGCCGCGCGGTGGCGGAGCAGCAAGGAAGTCCCGTGACCCATCGTCCCCTCCCCTACCCGACGGCGCGCCGCGCCGTGGTATCCGCGCTGAGCTCGAGTCCCAGGGCCTCGGCGAGCGCCCCACAGACCGTGTCGACCTGTTCCTCGCGCATAGTTCCGAAGAAGGGCAGCGCGAGGCAGCTCGCGCCCGCGGCCTCGGTCACCGGGAAATCTCCCGGCCGGAGACCGAACCTGCCGCGATAGAACGGCTGCAGATGAATTGGCGGAAAATAAGGCCGTGCCGGGATGCCGCGCGCCTCGAGGTCACGGATCACCCGGTCGCGGTCGTGACCCGGCGCGAGCCGCACCACGTAGACGAACCAGCTCATGCGCGTGGTCCAGGGCGCGGGCGCGGGCCGCTCCACGCCCTCGAGCCCGGCGAGCCGCGCGGCGTACCAGCCCGCCACCCGCTCGCGCTTGGCGAGGAGCTCGTCCAAACGGGCAGCCTGCACCGCGCCGAGCGCCGCGCTCAGCTCGTCGAGCCGGTAGTTGTAGCCGAGGCGGCTGTGGGCCAGCCACCCGTCGAACGTGTCGCGCCCCTGGTTGCGGAGGCTCCGGAAGAGCGCGTCCCATCCGGGGTCATCGGTGACGATCATGCCGCCCTCGCCCGTCGTCATCTGCTTGTTCGGGTAGAAGGCGAACACGCCGGCGTCCCCGATCGTGCCCGCGCTGCGCCCCTTGTACTCGGCGCCGATCGCCTCGCAGGCGTCCTCGATGACCGCGAGCCCGTAGCGCTGCGCGATCTCCAGGATGGGGTCCATGTCCGCGGTCTGCCCGAAGACGTGGACGGGCAGGATGGCCTTGAGGCGCCGTCCGTGGCGGCGGGAGAGCGTCCGGGCGGTGTCGGCGAGGCGCTGGGGATCGATGGTCAGCGCCCGCGGCTCGACGTCGACGAAGATCGGCCGCGCGCGCACGTACATGGCCGCGTTGGCGGAGGCGACGAAGCTGAAGGGCGTGGTGATGACGAGGTCGTACTCGCCGACGCCGGCCGCGAGCATGCAGAGGTGCAGCCCCGCCGTGCCGCTGCTCACGCCGGCGGCGTGCCGGGCGCCGACGTAGCTGGCGATGCGGCGCTCGAAGAGCTCCAGCCGGGGGCCGATGCTCAGGGTCGTGCCCCGGAGGACCTCGTCGACGGCCACGCGTTCGGCCGCCGTGATATCGGGCTCGCACATCGGGATCTTCATCACCGCACCTCCTCCACCTCGAAACCGAGCCAGCGGACCGCGTCCGCGAGGCTCGTGCACTCCACTTCGGCGCCGCCGTCGGCCGCCGCGCTGGCATGTTCCCCGCCTGGGCGGCGCACGCGCACGGTCCGCCAGCCGAGCCGGCTTGGCGCCACGAAGTCCTTCTGCGGGTTGTCGCCCAGGTACGCGCACGCCGCGCCGCTCGCGCCCGTGACCGCCTCGATCTCGCGGAAGGCCCGCTCGTGAGGCTTCCAGTAGTCCCGGCCCCAGCGATCGGTCAGCAGGATCGGGTCGAACCACGCCTGCAGCGCCAGAGCCTCGACCTTCCGCCGCTGCGCGGCGAGCGGACCGTCGGAGATGATCGCCGCGCGGGCCCGCGCGCCGACCGAACGCATCGCCGGCGCGACGTCGGGATAGAGCCCGATGCTCGGCCGGTGCCCCCGGTAGCAGTCGACCAGCGATGCCACCGTCGCCGCATCCGCCGGCAGGCCGAGGCGGCCGAGCGCCGCGTCGATGATGCGGCCCCGCAGGCCGGACTCGAAGAGCTCCCACGCCGCCGCGCCGAAGCCCGCCACGCCGAACGCGCGACGCACCTCGTCGTCCACCG of the Deltaproteobacteria bacterium genome contains:
- a CDS encoding polysaccharide biosynthesis protein: MGHGTSLLLRHRAAITTLFNLTLATAAWVLAFALRFDLSVPERYVPVVLALLPVLLGCKLAGFAAFRLSKGWWRHVSIRDLEDIVRGNVLASTLFLASVVFVRGLAGFPRSVFLLDLLVSTVLMAGVRVGIRLVREQRRRAGAPEITTLALIVGAGSAGIRLLGEIESRRRLRLAVVGFVDDDLAKVGLRVCGTPVLGRIDDLPALVAEHEVGEVLIAIPSASPALLRRVVQHCTEARVRHRVLPTLSELVEGSVIYTQMREVKVDDLLAREPVQLDAARVHSLVTGKTVLVTGAAGSIGSELCRQLAAHEPERLILYDRHENGVFVLEMELQARFPRVPLVPVLGTVLLEDQLRTVFAAHRPDLVFHAAAYKHLPMAERNVLETIRNNVIGTRNVAQAAIEHGAQEFILVSTDKAVLPTSIMGATKRAAEMIVQELGDRGCRFVAVRFGNVLGSSGSVVPLFREQIARGGPVTVTDPEVTRYFMTIPEAVQLILQAASLGRGGEIFILDMGQPVRILDLARQMIRLSGFEPDEDIPIRFIGLRPGEKLHEELMTAEEEVAATQHDRIKVVRASGLQTWPDIWLPRLQACVERGDVRAALKLLQTIIPAYRPSTLLATEMHAPEVASVDDRRAASIGMEPPAPQRPPADRARLQVTERPWDVARR
- a CDS encoding DegT/DnrJ/EryC1/StrS family aminotransferase; translation: MKIPMCEPDITAAERVAVDEVLRGTTLSIGPRLELFERRIASYVGARHAAGVSSGTAGLHLCMLAAGVGEYDLVITTPFSFVASANAAMYVRARPIFVDVEPRALTIDPQRLADTARTLSRRHGRRLKAILPVHVFGQTADMDPILEIAQRYGLAVIEDACEAIGAEYKGRSAGTIGDAGVFAFYPNKQMTTGEGGMIVTDDPGWDALFRSLRNQGRDTFDGWLAHSRLGYNYRLDELSAALGAVQAARLDELLAKRERVAGWYAARLAGLEGVERPAPAPWTTRMSWFVYVVRLAPGHDRDRVIRDLEARGIPARPYFPPIHLQPFYRGRFGLRPGDFPVTEAAGASCLALPFFGTMREEQVDTVCGALAEALGLELSADTTARRAVG
- a CDS encoding HAD family hydrolase; its protein translation is MGAWPAVDGEPECVARGRRHAPVRRRDLRLARGALVTLPRVVVVDLDDTLFPERDYVRSGFAAVDDEVRRAFGVAGFGAAAWELFESGLRGRIIDAALGRLGLPADAATVASLVDCYRGHRPSIGLYPDVAPAMRSVGARARAAIISDGPLAAQRRKVEALALQAWFDPILLTDRWGRDYWKPHERAFREIEAVTGASGAACAYLGDNPQKDFVAPSRLGWRTVRVRRPGGEHASAAADGGAEVECTSLADAVRWLGFEVEEVR